A stretch of the Streptomyces ortus genome encodes the following:
- a CDS encoding RNB domain-containing ribonuclease — MPRRQIRATGAAETPLRAALRALRTELGVPEVPEDFPPDVLAEAERAARAPAPPDHDATDIPFFTVDPPTSTDLDQAMHLSRRPHGYRVRYAIADVAAFVVPGAALDAEAHRRVTTLYFPDGRTPLHPPVLSEGAASLLPDETRPAVLWTIDLDADGSPTATDVRRALVRSRAKLHYEGVQRRIDAGTAEEPLALLRDIGLLREQREVDRGGISLNVPEQEITDRSDGHEGADDHEGPYELVYRAPLPAEGWNAQISLLTGMAAAELMLAHGTGILRTLPAAPDGAVGRLRRTAHALRIDWPHHVSYARLIRTLDPHRPHHAAFLQECTTLLRGAGYTVFRDGAVPDLTTHAAVAAPYTHCTAPLRRLVDRYAGELSLAAAAGAAPPEWVLAALDELPARMAEGTRRAGQAERGCVDIVEAALLRDRVGELFDGTVVDVREREPAVGTVQLETPAIVARIESGNGTTLPLGERLRVRLTRADPGSGKVLFAPA; from the coding sequence GTGCCCCGCCGCCAGATACGAGCGACCGGCGCAGCCGAGACCCCGTTGCGGGCCGCGCTGCGCGCCCTGCGCACCGAACTCGGTGTCCCGGAGGTCCCGGAGGACTTCCCGCCGGACGTGCTCGCCGAGGCCGAACGCGCCGCCCGCGCCCCGGCGCCGCCGGACCACGACGCGACGGACATCCCCTTCTTCACCGTCGATCCGCCCACCTCCACCGACCTCGACCAGGCCATGCACCTCTCCCGCCGCCCCCACGGCTACCGGGTGCGGTACGCGATCGCCGACGTCGCCGCCTTCGTCGTACCCGGCGCAGCCCTGGACGCCGAGGCCCACCGCCGGGTCACCACGCTGTACTTCCCGGACGGGAGGACCCCGCTGCACCCGCCGGTGCTGAGCGAGGGCGCCGCGAGCCTGCTCCCGGACGAGACCCGTCCTGCCGTCCTGTGGACGATCGACCTGGACGCGGACGGCAGCCCGACCGCGACCGACGTACGCCGTGCCCTGGTCCGCAGCCGGGCCAAGCTCCACTACGAGGGCGTACAGCGGCGGATCGACGCGGGCACGGCCGAGGAGCCCCTCGCCCTCCTCCGGGACATCGGGCTCCTGCGCGAACAACGGGAGGTGGACCGCGGCGGCATCTCCCTCAACGTCCCCGAGCAGGAGATCACCGACCGCTCCGACGGTCACGAGGGTGCCGACGACCACGAGGGCCCGTACGAACTCGTCTACCGCGCCCCCCTCCCCGCCGAAGGCTGGAACGCGCAGATCTCCCTCCTCACCGGCATGGCCGCCGCCGAGCTGATGCTCGCGCACGGCACCGGCATCCTGCGGACGCTCCCGGCCGCCCCCGACGGCGCGGTCGGCCGGCTACGGCGTACCGCGCACGCGCTGCGCATCGACTGGCCGCACCACGTCTCGTACGCGCGCCTCATCCGCACCCTCGACCCGCACCGACCGCACCACGCGGCCTTCCTCCAGGAATGCACGACACTGCTGCGGGGTGCCGGCTACACCGTCTTCCGGGACGGAGCCGTCCCCGACCTCACCACGCACGCCGCGGTCGCCGCGCCCTACACCCACTGCACGGCACCGCTGCGCCGCCTCGTCGACCGGTACGCCGGCGAACTGTCCCTGGCCGCCGCCGCGGGCGCCGCCCCGCCCGAGTGGGTCCTGGCCGCCCTCGACGAACTGCCCGCGCGGATGGCCGAGGGCACCCGCAGGGCGGGCCAGGCCGAGCGCGGATGTGTGGACATCGTCGAGGCGGCCCTGCTCAGGGACCGCGTCGGCGAACTCTTCGACGGCACGGTGGTGGACGTACGGGAACGCGAACCCGCTGTGGGAACCGTCCAGTTGGAGACTCCGGCGATCGTCGCCCGGATCGAGAGCGGGAACGGTACGACGCTGCCGCTGGGGGAGCGGCTGCGGGTACGGCTCACCCGGGCCGACCCGGGGTCGGGGAAGGTGCTGTTCGCTCCCGCGTGA
- a CDS encoding MFS transporter, with translation MSDLSTATAAVATDQPMRPRAALPALCLTQITSWGIVYYAFPVLNPQITTATGWSAATTMAAFSAALLVSALAGIRIGRILDARGPRTVMTTGSVIGTASLVIIATAPNLALFTVGWLLAGLAMASTFYQPAFAALTRWWAPNHIRALTTVTLAGGLASTVFAPLTAQLAGHFSWRHTYLILAAVLAAVTIPAHAFALRGPWPPAPRPASNSVPATPGAITRSRPFLLLATALTLSAFAMYAVVVALVPLLLDRGYTATQAAWALGLGGAGQTLGRTLYAALARRSSPALRAAVLMGLGGVTTAAFALVPGPYALLAVLAVVAGTVRGNLTLLQATAITDRWGANRYGRLSGILAAPMTTASALAPFAGTALTVPLGGYPQLFVVLALVSAAAALIAWHTTPTGRTA, from the coding sequence ATGAGCGACCTTTCCACGGCCACCGCGGCCGTCGCCACTGATCAACCGATGCGGCCGCGGGCGGCCCTGCCTGCTCTGTGCCTGACCCAGATCACCAGCTGGGGCATCGTTTACTACGCCTTTCCCGTCCTGAACCCGCAGATCACCACTGCCACCGGCTGGAGCGCGGCCACGACCATGGCCGCGTTCTCCGCCGCTCTGCTCGTCTCCGCCCTGGCCGGTATCCGCATCGGCCGCATCCTGGACGCCCGCGGCCCCCGCACGGTCATGACCACCGGCTCTGTCATCGGCACAGCCAGCCTGGTCATCATCGCCACCGCGCCCAACTTGGCCCTATTCACGGTCGGTTGGCTGCTGGCCGGTCTTGCCATGGCATCCACCTTCTACCAACCCGCCTTCGCCGCACTCACCCGCTGGTGGGCCCCGAACCACATACGCGCCCTGACCACCGTCACTCTCGCCGGCGGTCTGGCCTCCACCGTCTTCGCACCCCTGACCGCCCAGTTGGCCGGCCACTTCAGCTGGCGGCACACGTACCTGATCCTGGCCGCGGTCCTGGCCGCCGTGACCATACCCGCCCACGCCTTCGCCCTACGGGGCCCCTGGCCTCCCGCCCCGCGCCCTGCCTCGAACAGCGTTCCGGCCACGCCGGGGGCCATCACCCGCAGCCGTCCCTTCCTGCTTCTTGCCACCGCCTTGACTCTCTCGGCGTTCGCGATGTACGCCGTGGTCGTCGCCCTGGTCCCCCTGCTGCTCGACCGCGGCTACACCGCGACCCAGGCGGCATGGGCTCTGGGCCTGGGCGGGGCCGGGCAGACTCTCGGCCGCACGCTGTACGCCGCCCTGGCCCGCCGCAGTTCACCAGCCCTGCGCGCTGCTGTTCTCATGGGCTTGGGGGGAGTGACCACCGCCGCCTTCGCGCTTGTCCCCGGCCCTTACGCACTGCTGGCAGTCCTGGCCGTCGTTGCCGGCACCGTTCGCGGAAACCTGACCTTGCTGCAGGCCACCGCCATCACTGACCGGTGGGGCGCCAACCGTTACGGCCGACTGTCCGGCATCCTTGCCGCCCCGATGACGACCGCCTCAGCACTCGCCCCGTTCGCCGGCACAGCCCTGACCGTGCCACTGGGCGGCTACCCCCAGCTGTTCGTGGTCCTCGCTCTGGTCTCGGCCGCCGCCGCGCTGATCGCCTGGCACACCACACCAACCGGCCGGACGGCGTGA
- a CDS encoding three-helix bundle dimerization domain-containing protein, translating into MNASPPPVFPDQRLAAGVSRLASRYRGQFSAETIQRVVIDSYDRLAQHAHVRSHLVVLAERLATQRLDALAHVEGQPGVELPRELFVCTHNAGRSQMAAALLTHRAAGQVVASSAGTHPASDVEPAAVQVLAEADLNLCDAFPKPLTEEVVQAADVVITMGWENTCPVVLPGRRYLDWPISDPEGAAGAVSATR; encoded by the coding sequence ATGAACGCATCCCCACCCCCGGTTTTCCCTGATCAGCGCCTTGCGGCAGGTGTATCCCGGCTCGCGTCGCGCTACCGCGGCCAGTTCTCGGCAGAGACCATCCAGCGAGTCGTCATCGACTCCTACGACCGTCTTGCCCAGCACGCACACGTCCGCAGTCACCTCGTCGTGCTCGCTGAGCGCCTCGCCACCCAGCGTCTTGACGCTCTCGCCCACGTAGAGGGACAGCCCGGCGTCGAGCTGCCCCGAGAGCTGTTCGTATGCACCCACAACGCCGGCCGCTCCCAGATGGCGGCCGCCCTTCTCACCCATCGGGCAGCCGGGCAGGTGGTCGCCTCCTCCGCAGGCACGCACCCGGCCTCCGACGTCGAACCGGCTGCCGTCCAGGTGCTGGCCGAGGCCGACTTGAATCTCTGCGACGCGTTCCCCAAGCCGCTCACCGAGGAAGTCGTCCAGGCCGCCGACGTCGTCATCACCATGGGCTGGGAAAACACCTGCCCGGTCGTACTACCGGGCCGCCGCTACCTGGACTGGCCCATCAGCGACCCCGAGGGCGCCGCGGGCGCGGTATCCGCGACGAGATAG
- a CDS encoding ArsR/SmtB family transcription factor — translation MLTSVDTDLIRVLADPLRLHIVTLLARETLCTTHLVEETGAKQTNLSNHLRVLREAGVVETEPCGRFTYYKLRPDVVDRLAGQFAGLAASARSAADNKRACP, via the coding sequence ATGCTGACATCAGTCGACACTGATCTGATCCGTGTTTTAGCCGACCCGCTCAGACTTCACATCGTGACCCTGCTCGCCCGCGAGACGCTGTGCACCACTCATCTGGTGGAGGAGACCGGTGCCAAGCAGACCAACCTCTCCAACCACCTGAGGGTGCTGCGCGAGGCGGGGGTCGTCGAGACCGAGCCGTGCGGGCGGTTCACCTACTACAAGCTCCGCCCGGACGTCGTCGACCGGCTTGCCGGTCAGTTCGCCGGCCTGGCCGCGTCCGCTCGCAGCGCCGCCGACAACAAGAGGGCCTGTCCGTGA
- a CDS encoding ArsR/SmtB family transcription factor, giving the protein MSEDGFLEGGTCGPGLHCKPLQRAEAEQLSAMLRTIADPTRLQLFRLLEQAPNGEACVCDLADSLELRQSTVSHHLKIMTEAGLLDRERRGTWAWFSVNHDGLQRIRSILDPAPRASGE; this is encoded by the coding sequence ATGTCGGAGGACGGGTTCCTCGAAGGCGGTACGTGCGGACCGGGGTTGCACTGCAAACCCCTGCAACGCGCGGAGGCCGAACAGTTGTCAGCGATGCTGCGAACCATCGCCGATCCCACCCGCCTACAGTTGTTCCGACTACTGGAACAAGCCCCCAACGGCGAAGCCTGCGTCTGCGACCTGGCCGACAGCCTGGAACTACGCCAGTCCACCGTCAGCCACCATTTGAAGATCATGACTGAGGCCGGGCTACTGGACCGCGAACGACGTGGCACCTGGGCCTGGTTCTCGGTCAACCACGACGGACTGCAACGCATTCGGTCCATCCTGGACCCGGCGCCCAGAGCCTCAGGCGAGTGA
- a CDS encoding MerR family transcriptional regulator, with the protein MRIGELAAAVGVTTRTVRHYHQLGLLPEPERRPNGYRDYGLRHAVALARIRRLTELGLGLPEVRDILADDAGRDLAEVLTELDDDLARQEAAIRARRLRLRALIDGGRIPAEGPVSPELAAVFGRLTRHPEPAIAAKDREMIALLETVSAPKDRERLLSALRATADVPGALERTHAAYTLLDELADADPADPRVEEAAHAIADCLPDEALAGLGLTDLDLADLDPDSTGANGSGGLLGALLDDFPPAQSAAVLRTIRLLVQRARAEHGRSERGR; encoded by the coding sequence ATGCGGATCGGAGAGCTTGCCGCGGCCGTCGGCGTCACGACGCGGACCGTGCGGCACTACCACCAGCTCGGGCTGCTGCCCGAGCCCGAGCGGCGCCCCAACGGTTACCGCGACTACGGGCTGCGGCACGCCGTCGCACTCGCCCGGATCAGGCGGCTGACCGAGCTGGGACTCGGTCTCCCCGAGGTACGGGACATCCTCGCGGACGACGCCGGACGTGACCTCGCCGAGGTACTCACGGAACTCGACGACGACCTCGCGCGGCAGGAGGCGGCGATCCGGGCGAGGCGACTGCGGCTGCGCGCCCTGATCGACGGGGGCCGGATCCCCGCCGAAGGCCCCGTCTCCCCCGAACTCGCCGCCGTCTTCGGCAGGTTGACCCGACACCCGGAACCCGCGATCGCCGCGAAGGACCGCGAGATGATCGCCCTCCTCGAAACGGTCTCGGCCCCGAAGGACCGGGAGCGTCTGCTGTCGGCACTGCGCGCCACCGCCGATGTGCCGGGCGCCCTGGAGCGGACACACGCGGCGTACACGCTGCTGGACGAGCTCGCCGACGCCGACCCGGCCGATCCGCGCGTCGAGGAGGCCGCCCACGCCATCGCCGACTGTCTCCCGGACGAGGCCCTCGCCGGGCTTGGCCTAACCGATCTCGACCTGGCCGATCTCGACCCGGACAGCACCGGGGCGAACGGGAGTGGCGGGTTGCTGGGCGCGCTCCTCGACGACTTCCCGCCCGCGCAGTCCGCGGCCGTCCTGCGGACGATCCGGCTTCTCGTGCAACGTGCCCGCGCCGAACACGGTCGCTCGGAGCGTGGGCGATGA
- a CDS encoding arsenate reductase ArsC, with translation MSPTPLASVLFVCVHNAGRSQMAAGFLSHLAGDRVEVRSAGSIPGNQVNPAAIEAMNEVGVDISDQQPKILTTEAVQASDYVITMGCGDACPIFPGKRYLDWDLEDPAGKGVGSVRPIRDEIKTRIEALVAEIDAKQEA, from the coding sequence ATGTCCCCGACTCCACTCGCCTCCGTGCTGTTCGTCTGCGTCCACAACGCGGGGCGATCACAGATGGCCGCCGGATTCCTCAGCCACCTCGCGGGCGACCGGGTCGAGGTCCGCTCCGCGGGTTCGATCCCGGGCAACCAGGTTAACCCGGCCGCCATCGAGGCCATGAACGAGGTCGGCGTCGACATCTCCGACCAGCAGCCGAAGATCCTCACCACCGAGGCCGTGCAGGCGTCCGACTACGTCATCACTATGGGCTGCGGGGACGCCTGCCCGATCTTCCCCGGCAAGAGGTACCTCGACTGGGACCTCGAAGACCCGGCCGGCAAGGGCGTCGGGTCCGTACGCCCCATCCGCGACGAGATCAAGACCCGTATCGAGGCCCTGGTCGCCGAGATCGACGCCAAGCAGGAGGCTTGA
- a CDS encoding ArsR/SmtB family transcription factor: protein MELSTADMAWWSNVFKTLGDPVRLQLLMQLAEHSGAEVAVHELADVGVSLATVSHHLKRLRCIGLIEGRRDGRLIYYRLGVGVRSALMQILHQRSQVDV from the coding sequence TTGGAGCTGAGCACGGCCGACATGGCCTGGTGGTCCAACGTGTTCAAGACCCTCGGAGATCCTGTCCGCCTACAGCTTCTGATGCAGCTGGCGGAACACTCCGGGGCCGAGGTTGCCGTGCATGAACTGGCGGACGTCGGGGTGTCTCTGGCGACCGTCAGTCATCACCTGAAACGGCTGCGGTGTATCGGCCTGATCGAGGGCAGGCGTGATGGCCGCCTCATTTACTACCGGTTGGGTGTGGGGGTGCGCTCTGCGCTGATGCAGATTCTGCACCAGCGCAGCCAGGTCGACGTCTAG
- the arsB gene encoding ACR3 family arsenite efflux transporter, translated as MTPTEAPTTTAEDPSVVAKLSTLDRFLAVWILAAMALGLGLGRLIPGLNDALAKVEIGGISLPIAVGLLIMMYPVLAKVRYDKLDAVTGDRKLMVSSLVINWIVGPAIMFALAWIFLPDLPEYRTGLIIVGLARCIAMVIIWNDLACGDREAAAVLVALNSVFQVLAFGLLGWFYLDLLPGWLGLGDGEHLDISMWKIALNVVIFLGVPLLAGFLTRRIGEKKLGREKYESGFLPKIDPWALYGLLFTIVILFALQGKTITSQPLDVVRIALPLLVYFAVMWFGTFALGKVIGLAYDRTATLAFTAAGNNFELAIAVAIATFGVTSGQALSGVVGPLIEVPVLIALVYVSLAWRRKFSDDRQLTAASRES; from the coding sequence GTGACCCCCACCGAAGCACCCACGACCACCGCCGAGGATCCCTCGGTCGTCGCGAAGCTCTCGACGCTCGACCGCTTCCTCGCTGTCTGGATCCTCGCCGCCATGGCCCTCGGTCTGGGCCTCGGCAGGCTCATCCCGGGCCTGAACGACGCCCTCGCCAAGGTCGAGATCGGCGGCATCTCACTGCCCATCGCCGTCGGCTTGCTGATCATGATGTACCCGGTCCTGGCCAAAGTCCGATACGACAAGCTCGACGCCGTCACCGGCGACCGGAAGCTCATGGTCTCGTCGCTGGTCATCAACTGGATCGTCGGCCCCGCGATCATGTTCGCGCTCGCCTGGATCTTCCTGCCGGACCTGCCCGAGTACCGCACCGGCCTGATCATCGTCGGGCTCGCCCGCTGCATCGCCATGGTCATCATCTGGAACGACCTCGCCTGCGGTGACCGCGAAGCCGCCGCGGTGCTTGTCGCGCTCAACTCGGTCTTCCAGGTCCTGGCGTTCGGCCTGCTCGGCTGGTTCTACCTCGACCTGCTGCCCGGCTGGCTGGGACTTGGCGATGGCGAGCACCTCGACATCTCCATGTGGAAGATCGCCCTCAACGTCGTCATCTTCCTCGGCGTCCCCCTCCTGGCCGGGTTCCTGACCCGCCGGATCGGCGAGAAGAAGCTCGGCCGCGAGAAGTACGAGTCCGGCTTCCTCCCGAAGATCGACCCCTGGGCCCTGTACGGCCTGCTCTTCACGATTGTCATCCTCTTCGCCCTGCAGGGAAAGACGATCACCTCCCAGCCGCTGGACGTGGTCCGCATCGCGCTGCCGCTGCTCGTGTACTTCGCGGTCATGTGGTTCGGCACCTTCGCCCTCGGCAAGGTGATCGGCCTCGCGTACGACCGCACGGCGACGCTCGCCTTCACGGCGGCCGGCAACAACTTCGAGCTGGCCATCGCGGTCGCCATCGCCACCTTCGGCGTCACCTCCGGCCAAGCACTGTCAGGCGTCGTCGGCCCGCTCATCGAAGTGCCGGTCCTCATCGCCCTCGTATACGTCTCCCTGGCCTGGCGACGGAAGTTCAGCGACGACCGGCAACTGACGGCTGCTTCGCGGGAGAGCTGA
- a CDS encoding ArsI/CadI family heavy metal resistance metalloenzyme, with protein sequence MSRIQLALRVPDLQAAVAFYSKLFDTTPAKLRDGYANFAITEPALKLVLIEGTAGEDTRLDHLGVEVASTEDVQAAATRLVQAGLATAEEKDTACCYAVQDKVWVRGPGQEPWEVYVVKADADTLAKQPGSACCTSADPTRPEQQPEASCC encoded by the coding sequence GTGTCCCGGATACAACTCGCTCTGCGAGTACCCGATCTGCAGGCCGCAGTCGCCTTCTACAGCAAGCTGTTCGACACCACGCCGGCCAAGCTGCGTGACGGCTACGCCAACTTCGCCATCACCGAGCCTGCGCTCAAGCTCGTTCTCATCGAAGGGACGGCAGGCGAGGACACCCGCCTGGACCACCTCGGTGTCGAAGTGGCGTCCACCGAGGACGTCCAGGCCGCTGCCACCCGGCTGGTCCAGGCGGGGCTGGCCACCGCCGAGGAGAAGGACACCGCCTGTTGTTACGCCGTGCAGGACAAGGTCTGGGTGCGCGGCCCCGGCCAGGAGCCATGGGAGGTGTATGTGGTCAAGGCGGACGCCGACACCCTGGCGAAGCAGCCCGGGAGCGCCTGCTGCACCTCCGCCGACCCCACCCGGCCCGAACAGCAGCCCGAAGCCAGTTGCTGCTGA
- a CDS encoding NAD(P)-binding domain-containing protein yields MSTAPALPVVIIGAGPIGLAAAVHLSERGQLPLVLEAGQSAGTAVREWAHVRLFSTWGEVVDPAAEKLLADTGWSKPDADSYPSGGDWVEQYLQPLADTLGDQIRYGARVTGVSKAGRDRVVDTDRDTQPFVAHVRYADDREERILAAAVIDASGTWALPSPAGGSGLPALGERAAADLISYRVPDLTDPAVRARYAGKRTAVIGSGASAFTALSSLAELAQSQDGTDTKAVWVLRRGISGSTFGGGDTDELPARGALGLAAKAAVDDGHAEAVTGFRTEAIEGSIDGRLVLVSEDGRQLEPVDEVIVLTGLRPDLSFLSEVRLRLDERLQAPVELAPLIDPNQHSCGTVYPHGHRELSHPDSGVYLVGMKSYGRAPTFLAMTGYEQVRSVAAALAGDTDAADRVELVLPETGVCGGSGLFDTADSDQAVAAGCCAPVAPQPVQLITVSSGSASSSGC; encoded by the coding sequence ATGTCCACTGCCCCTGCTCTGCCTGTGGTTATCATCGGCGCCGGCCCCATCGGCCTGGCCGCCGCAGTCCACCTGTCCGAACGCGGACAGCTTCCTCTCGTTCTGGAAGCCGGTCAATCCGCGGGCACCGCCGTACGCGAATGGGCACACGTACGCCTCTTCTCCACCTGGGGCGAAGTCGTCGACCCCGCAGCCGAGAAACTTCTGGCGGATACGGGCTGGAGCAAGCCCGACGCCGACAGCTACCCCAGCGGTGGTGACTGGGTCGAGCAGTATCTGCAGCCGCTCGCCGACACTCTCGGTGATCAAATCCGCTACGGCGCCCGCGTCACCGGCGTCTCAAAGGCCGGCCGCGACCGCGTCGTGGACACCGACCGCGACACGCAGCCCTTCGTCGCGCACGTTCGATACGCCGATGACCGGGAAGAGCGGATCCTCGCCGCCGCCGTGATCGATGCCTCCGGCACCTGGGCACTGCCCTCCCCCGCCGGCGGCAGCGGCCTGCCCGCTCTCGGCGAGCGCGCGGCGGCCGATCTCATCAGTTACCGCGTCCCCGACCTCACGGACCCGGCCGTACGTGCCCGCTACGCGGGTAAGCGCACCGCTGTCATCGGCTCGGGCGCCTCCGCGTTCACCGCGCTCTCCTCGCTGGCCGAGCTGGCGCAGTCCCAGGACGGTACGGACACGAAGGCGGTGTGGGTGCTGCGTCGTGGCATCTCCGGCTCTACCTTCGGCGGCGGAGACACCGACGAACTGCCCGCGCGCGGCGCCCTCGGCCTGGCAGCCAAGGCCGCCGTTGACGACGGCCACGCCGAAGCGGTCACCGGCTTCCGTACCGAGGCCATCGAAGGCAGCATCGACGGCCGACTGGTCCTGGTCTCCGAGGACGGGCGGCAACTCGAGCCGGTGGACGAAGTCATTGTCCTGACCGGGCTCCGCCCCGACCTGTCCTTCCTGTCAGAAGTGCGCCTGCGCCTGGACGAGCGTCTGCAGGCACCAGTGGAACTCGCCCCGCTGATCGATCCCAACCAGCACTCCTGCGGCACCGTCTACCCACACGGCCACCGGGAGCTGTCCCACCCGGATTCCGGTGTCTACCTCGTCGGCATGAAGAGCTACGGCCGCGCTCCCACATTCCTGGCCATGACCGGCTACGAGCAGGTCCGTTCCGTGGCGGCTGCCCTGGCGGGCGACACCGACGCGGCCGACCGTGTGGAACTGGTCCTGCCCGAGACCGGCGTGTGTGGTGGCTCCGGCCTCTTCGACACCGCCGACTCCGACCAAGCTGTGGCAGCAGGCTGCTGCGCCCCCGTCGCTCCACAGCCGGTCCAGCTCATCACCGTCTCCTCTGGCTCGGCGAGTTCGTCCGGCTGCTGA
- a CDS encoding ArsR/SmtB family transcription factor: MSNLAPSSTNLTTTMTWCCQPLGKEELSAADSERIAVMFKALSDPVRLRLFSRIAAQAGGEACVCDIQDVGVSQPTVSHHLRKLREAGLLESERRASWVYYRVAPGVLSAMAGLLSQTT; the protein is encoded by the coding sequence ATGTCTAATCTGGCTCCGAGCTCCACCAATCTGACCACCACCATGACCTGGTGCTGCCAGCCGCTGGGGAAGGAAGAGCTGTCCGCTGCCGACTCGGAGAGGATCGCCGTCATGTTCAAGGCGCTGTCCGACCCCGTCCGGCTGCGGCTGTTCTCAAGGATCGCCGCCCAGGCGGGCGGCGAGGCTTGTGTCTGCGACATTCAGGACGTCGGGGTCTCTCAGCCCACGGTCAGTCACCACTTGCGGAAGCTGCGAGAAGCCGGGCTTCTGGAATCGGAGCGCCGCGCCAGCTGGGTGTACTACCGAGTTGCGCCCGGGGTGTTGTCGGCCATGGCGGGCCTGCTGTCACAGACCACCTGA
- a CDS encoding ArsO family NAD(P)H-dependent flavin-containing monooxygenase: protein MGEWHTQVVIVGGGQSGLAAGYHLRRQGVDFVILDAQATPGGAWQHAWNSLHLFSPAAFSSLPGRLMPTQPGEEYPTAGHVVAYLSDYENRYELPVQRPVQVLGVHKDGRLLRVDTDSGTWHARVVISATGTWWRPFLPAIPGREDFEGRQLHTVAYRRPQDFAGRRVIVVGGGNSGAQIAADLAHDTELTWVTQRPPRFLADDIDGRALFDAATARRRALDEGHTDTGGVAALGDIVAVPPVREARDAGLLKTSPMFVRLDRDGVVWADGTRAPADAVIWCTGFRPALSHLSPLGLPGSRGHIATQGTRCLGEPRLHLLGYGDWTGPASATLIGVGRPGRDAAREIAGLLGAGA from the coding sequence ATGGGGGAGTGGCACACGCAGGTTGTGATCGTCGGCGGCGGTCAGTCCGGCCTCGCCGCCGGCTACCACCTGCGCCGCCAAGGCGTGGACTTCGTCATCCTCGATGCTCAGGCCACTCCTGGCGGGGCCTGGCAGCACGCCTGGAACTCGCTGCACCTGTTCTCCCCGGCGGCCTTTTCCTCCCTCCCCGGCCGACTCATGCCGACGCAGCCGGGCGAGGAGTATCCAACTGCCGGGCACGTGGTGGCGTACCTGAGTGACTACGAGAACCGGTACGAGCTTCCTGTGCAGCGACCGGTCCAGGTGCTTGGTGTGCACAAGGACGGTCGGCTTCTCAGGGTGGACACCGACTCCGGCACGTGGCATGCACGCGTGGTGATCAGCGCGACCGGTACCTGGTGGCGCCCCTTCCTCCCTGCAATCCCCGGCCGCGAGGACTTCGAGGGCAGGCAACTGCACACCGTCGCCTACCGAAGGCCGCAGGACTTCGCGGGCCGCCGCGTGATAGTCGTCGGCGGCGGCAACTCGGGTGCACAGATCGCCGCCGACCTCGCACACGACACAGAACTGACCTGGGTGACCCAGCGCCCGCCCCGCTTCCTCGCCGACGACATCGACGGCCGCGCTCTGTTCGACGCGGCCACCGCCCGCCGCCGCGCACTCGACGAGGGCCACACCGACACCGGAGGCGTCGCCGCACTGGGTGACATCGTCGCCGTACCGCCGGTGCGTGAAGCTCGGGACGCCGGGCTGCTGAAAACGTCGCCGATGTTCGTACGCCTTGACCGCGACGGTGTCGTATGGGCCGACGGTACGAGGGCGCCCGCCGACGCAGTGATCTGGTGCACCGGCTTCCGGCCGGCCCTTTCGCACCTGTCACCTCTTGGCCTGCCTGGCTCACGCGGCCACATCGCCACCCAGGGCACCCGCTGCCTGGGGGAGCCTCGACTGCACCTTCTCGGCTACGGCGACTGGACGGGTCCTGCCTCTGCCACGCTTATCGGTGTCGGACGGCCGGGTCGCGACGCGGCGCGCGAGATCGCCGGGCTCCTCGGCGCCGGAGCGTGA